From a single Scylla paramamosain isolate STU-SP2022 unplaced genomic scaffold, ASM3559412v1 Contig104, whole genome shotgun sequence genomic region:
- the LOC135099115 gene encoding uncharacterized protein LOC135099115, with amino-acid sequence MVMFVASPASESVLGQRGHLRLVKELHLLQLHQLAVILDVGIVGSKTHQIVHLWESNKKLELTEKPEKGLHLKKHKNQEITSLNEMTTNLKQEALQKEREITVLWEKTESLSGQLVTVHNHSHFEENGLSHDHLAQENITLTELIKELEDKLKLSKIEIKDVTRQNSELHALITEYKVTPSEEKDKDGTSSCENSEAKCTDTKGKLLGQVATLTSEVSRLESECSSLQVQLDCERDKYNKLLGESLAHEKLSEDVITEPKGDYITIYQLQRGVMKQQARERQLDLASLHHE; translated from the exons ATG GTGATGTTCGTGGCCTCCCCAGCTTCAGAATCGGTCCTTGGGCAGCGTGGACATCTCAGACTCGTGAAGGAACTGCATCTCCTGCAGCTCCATCAGCTTGCCGTGATCCTTGATGTGGGCATAGTTGGCAGCAAGACACATCAGATAGTGCACCTGTGGGag aGCAATAAGAAATTAGAATTGACTGAGAAACCAGAAAAGGGACTGCACTTGAAAaagcacaagaaccaagaaattacatcattaaatgaaatgacaacaaatctaaa GCAGGAGGCGTTGCAGAAAGAGCGCGAGATCACTGTGTTGTGGGAGAAGACAGAGTCCCTTAGTGGTCAGCTGGTGACGgtccacaaccacagccacttTGAAGAGAATGGCCTGAGCCACGACCACCTTGCTCAAGAAAATATCACGTTGACAGAGCTGATTAAAGAACTAGAAGATAAGCTCAAACTTTCAAAG atagaaatcaaagacgtcacaagacagaatagtgagctgcatgcacttatcacagagtataaagtcactccctcagaggaaaaagacaaggatggcacctcttcatgtgagaactcagaagctaaat gtacagataccaaggggaaattgctgggtcaagtggctacactgacatctgaggttagcaggttggagagtgagtgcagcagtcttcaggttcagctagactgtgagagggataagtataacaaactgctgggagaatctcttgctcatgaaaagttgtctgaagatgtcataactgaaccaaaag gtgactacatcaccatctaccAGTTGCAGCGAGGAGTGATGAAGCAGCAAGCTCGAGAACGCCAGTTAGACCTTGCCAGCCTccatcatgaatga